The proteins below come from a single Haliaeetus albicilla chromosome 22, bHalAlb1.1, whole genome shotgun sequence genomic window:
- the JPT2 gene encoding jupiter microtubule associated homolog 2 isoform X1 encodes MFQGPEADSSKPSSRVLKPPGGGSSNLFGSTEEVSSSSRPHRMASNIFGASEEPQNIPKRTNPPGGKESGIFEDSSSAQPRPRMNPPGGKTSDIFGSPVSTSVVRAHPNKPKDHIVLKEDETPKKLEATENTKPQLEDGGEKKDLGKEERCKEPEPKIDNHEPRLGPRPRSHNKVLNPPGGKSSIAFY; translated from the exons ATGTTTCAGGGCCCCGAGGCCGACTCGTCCAAGCCCAGCTCCAG GGTATTGAAGCCCCCAGGAGGAGGTTCTAGTAATCTCTTTGGGAGTACAGAAGAAGTTTCTTCTTCAAGCAGGCCACACCGGATGGCATCCAATATCTTTGGAGCATCAGAAGAACCTCAAAACATTCCAAAAAGAACAAACCCTCCAG ggggaaaagaaagtggtaTTTTTGAGGATTCTAGTTCTGCTCAGCCTCGTCCACGCATGAATCCACCTGGTGGGAAGACAAGTGATATCTTTGGGTCTCCTGTATCTACCAGTGTTGTACGAGCACACCCAAATAAGCCTAAG GATCACATTGTCTTGAAAGAAGATGAAACACCAAAGAAGCTAGAAG ctACAGAAAATACCAAACCACAGCTGGAAGATGGAGGCGAGAAAAAAGATCTGGGCAAAGAAGAGCGATGCAAGGAGCCAGAACCCAAGATAGACAATCACGAGCCCCGATTAGGGCCAAGACCACGGTCACACAACAAAGTTCTCAATCCGCCAGGGGGGAAATCCAGTATTGCGTTCTATTAG
- the JPT2 gene encoding jupiter microtubule associated homolog 2 isoform X2 — protein MCSEGRKAFEIVVLKPPGGGSSNLFGSTEEVSSSSRPHRMASNIFGASEEPQNIPKRTNPPGGKESGIFEDSSSAQPRPRMNPPGGKTSDIFGSPVSTSVVRAHPNKPKDHIVLKEDETPKKLEATENTKPQLEDGGEKKDLGKEERCKEPEPKIDNHEPRLGPRPRSHNKVLNPPGGKSSIAFY, from the exons ATGTGCTCGGAGGGAAGGAAGGCTTTCGAAATTGT GGTATTGAAGCCCCCAGGAGGAGGTTCTAGTAATCTCTTTGGGAGTACAGAAGAAGTTTCTTCTTCAAGCAGGCCACACCGGATGGCATCCAATATCTTTGGAGCATCAGAAGAACCTCAAAACATTCCAAAAAGAACAAACCCTCCAG ggggaaaagaaagtggtaTTTTTGAGGATTCTAGTTCTGCTCAGCCTCGTCCACGCATGAATCCACCTGGTGGGAAGACAAGTGATATCTTTGGGTCTCCTGTATCTACCAGTGTTGTACGAGCACACCCAAATAAGCCTAAG GATCACATTGTCTTGAAAGAAGATGAAACACCAAAGAAGCTAGAAG ctACAGAAAATACCAAACCACAGCTGGAAGATGGAGGCGAGAAAAAAGATCTGGGCAAAGAAGAGCGATGCAAGGAGCCAGAACCCAAGATAGACAATCACGAGCCCCGATTAGGGCCAAGACCACGGTCACACAACAAAGTTCTCAATCCGCCAGGGGGGAAATCCAGTATTGCGTTCTATTAG